A stretch of Mytilus edulis chromosome 11, xbMytEdul2.2, whole genome shotgun sequence DNA encodes these proteins:
- the LOC139495896 gene encoding uncharacterized protein translates to MMEFIKVSKTVLFAVYGLIGIVVGFHCDEKALHCSTSLNIKSSFTMMGQAIGQVYAKDRELYSINPERNGPVPIDEIITADGWNHTRHLLTANGSMPGPPIIIYQNQTITILVTNHMINEAVTIHWHGIDQLGWPAMDGVAFVSQCPILPGQTFNYTFQPTFGGSYWYHSHVGNQRDMGLYGAFIVIRKRDSVPFKFQSIVQVQEWNHQYNAMERLYAKVEDRPTSILINGRGEFKDILAPLETFHVTKGNQCLLRLIGVGSRHVLLFSIPGLKFNVTETDGFEVVPTVVDKIIIYPAERYDFELDLDYAEEGIYNLTVSILSSHNLTIEPPIGLGFLKVSDKMSLQAKVYENSSIIRVLNCPFNTFPNEMNINCIPVNNLKARGNVDDDKFVVNDITKSNEKALHFLNFGFPKNKSSINGRVFRWPTVSALTQPSEVDNDCNGCTDEEICHCSHSLNLRSGSEIVMVLLNLGRGAVISHPIHMHGHTFEILKMEFPKVIIGGAFAFTDDIICSNTLSNSVSSCNNAKWKNSSWTNYKNIPGINIDNPVRKDTVVVPYGGYVIIRIDARNPGVWFMHCHIDKHMVEGMALMLNESFENSRLHIPIGLPTCHSYLKKMSSDVKTTSSVETSSAASSTITLAVFVGVLTVLVLLLSGYIIWTKRTIYNITDDTELLTQ, encoded by the exons ATGATGGAGTttataaag GTTTCCAAAACTGTTCTCTTTGCTGTGTATGGACTAATCGGTATCGTTGTTGGCTTTCATTGTGATGAAAAAGCTCTGCACTGTTCAACATCACTGAATATTAAATCTTCTTTCACTATGATGGGTCAAGCTATCGGTCAAGTGTACGCAAAGGATCGTGAACTATATTCAATAAATCCAGAAAGAAATGGTCCAGTCCCTATAGATGAAATAATAACTGCTGACGGCTGGAATCATACAAGGCATCTACTTACTGCAAATGGATCTATGCCTGGACCACCAATCATAATTTATCAGAACCAGACAATAACGATTCTAGTTACAAATCATATGATAAATGAAGCTGTAACTATTCACTGGCACGGTATTGACCAACTTGGATGGCCAGCAATGGATGGCGTTGCATTTGTATCTCAATGTCCAATACTACCAGGACAGACTTTTAATTACACTTTCCAACCGACATTTGGTGGATCCTACTGGTATCACTCACATGTGGGCAACCAAAGAGACATGGGTCTATATGGTGCATTTATCGTTATTCGAAAAAGGGACTCAGTACCTTTTAAATTTCAAAGTATTGTTCAGGTACAGGAATGGAATCATCAATATAACGCAATGGAACGGTTGTATGCAAAGGTTGAGGATAGGCCCACTTCAATTTTAATTAACGGAAGAGGAGAGTTTAAAGATATTCTTGCACCTCTAGAAACATTCCATGTTACAAAAGGCAATCAATGTTTGTTAAGACTAATAGGCGTCGGTTCAAGGCATGTACTCCTGTTTTCTATACCTGGTTTAAAGTTTAATGTAACAGAAACCGATGGTTTTGAGGTTGTTCCTACTGTCGttgataaaattataatatatcctGCTGAACGTTATGATTTTGAACTCGATCTTGACTATGCAGAGGAGGGAATATATAACTTAACGGTCAGCATCCTTTCGTCACATAATCTAACAATTGAACCGCCCATTGGACTTGGTTTCCTCAAGGTTTCCGACAAAATGTCTCTTCAAGCAAAGGTTTACGAAAATAGTAGCATAATTCGAGTCCTAAATTGTCCATTTAATACATTTCCAAACGAGATGAATATTAATTGCATTCCTGTAAACAACCTTAAAGCAAGAGGAAATGTAGATGATGACAAATTTGTTGTAAATGATATAACAAAATCGAACGAAAAAGCCTTACATTTCTTAAACTTTGGTTTTCCAAAAAATAAGTCATCCATTAATGGCAGAGTTTTTAGATGGCCAACTGTGTCTGCTCTTACACAGCCATCTGAAGTTGATAACGACTGTAATGGATGTACAGATGAAGAGATTTGTCATTGTAGCCATTCATTGAACTTGAGATCCGGATCTGAAATTGTTATGGTTTTACTAAACCTCGGTAGGGGCGCTGTCATTTCTCATCCTATACACATGCATGGCCATACGTTTGAAATTCTAAAAATGGAGTTTCCAAAAGTAATCATTGGTGGCGCATTCGCATTTACAGATGATATTATATGCAGCAATACACTTTCAAATTCTGTCAGTAGTTGTAATAATGCAAAATGGAAAAATTCGTCTTGGACTAATTACAAGAACATCCCTGGTATCAACATAGATAATCCTGTTCGCAAAGATACAGTAGTGGTACCATACGGGGGATATGTAATAATAAGAATTGATGCCAGAAACCCAGGAGTATGGTTCATGCACTGTCACATTGATAAACATATGGTAGAAGGTATGGCACTAATGCTGAATGAATCTTTTGAGAACTCGAGACTACATATTCCAATTGGATTACCAACATGTCACAGCTACTTAAAGAAGATGTCAAGTGACGTTAAAACTACATCTAGTGTAGAAACAAGTTCTGCAG CTTCATCGACTATCACCCTAGCTGTATTTGTCGGAGTACTTACTGTTCTGGTACTACTTTTATCTGGATATATAATTTGGACTAAGAGGACAATATATAACATCACCGACGACACAGAATTGCTTACAcagtag